The nucleotide sequence AGCTGCCTGGCCTGGCCATGATGTTGTATCTTAAGACTAGGAGGTCGTTTCATCatcatatataggcaaaagaaaagaagaaaaacaaaaaggtAGAGGccaacaaaataaaacaaaacagataTGATGGATGTTACCCTCCCTATAACTAGTGCTAGTTTCTTCCGAGGAACAAAATTAGTGCAAAGGAGAAGGAGCTAGATCGATATTGATGAAGCCAAGTTTGTTCCACATCACAAGAAATGCTGCTCATTATCAACTCCTCTCATGGTGATATGCTGGAAATCAACTCCTAGCGTCGATGCCGGATTCCTCGCAACGTGGATGGATGGGGATTTGCGATTCGACATGCTTATTCAGGTGTTCTGTTTAAATTAAAGAGATAAAAAAAAAGCCTTTCTTGTTttacattttttttctttctgttttaagGTTGCATTCGATTTGGTGCAAACATGGACGTCGATCCCCAAGCCGTATGGTCCAAGACTTGGTGGCCAACAACATTGCTGTGCGCTCAGGTTAATGGAAGAATAAAGATGTTCCATGTCAAAAGTAAATAAAAAATGCCATAACTTTGGAGAAGAAATAATGTTACTACATTGATTGATTCATGTTTATAAGGAAAGACAAGCATCCTCTTCAACTAGTTCATACATGCAAGTCTGATTTGATGAATCAGCAGCATCAACATTCCATACATAAGTACATACACACCACCAATCTCAGTCTATCAAACCAAAAAAAATACCAACACAAGCAAACCAACCACAGTTTTTTAGCAGCAACACAATGGCCATCACCATGCATGCATCAACCCCCCTTGCTAGTTTCCAACCCAAAATGCGATACTCCCTCCTCTTATGCCACCGCTCATCTCCTCTCCTCTTCAGCTGCTCCACACAGCAAAAACTCAATTTCAGAATCATTCCACTATATGTTAATATCAGCCACAAACAAAAAGGGACAAGATGACAATAATAATAATATGACCAAAGATGTTTAGCCGCTACTCTATCCTAAGTTTCTCTTGCTTGTAATCTGCATATATTATTCTTGCCATAGATCTGAACCCAGAGTTTGCATTTCAGCAAGTGACAACCATGTCTTAAGAGTTTATTTATGCCTACAAagattttgtttgtttgttttttgtttcCATTCTAATAGAATTCTACAAGTGCTATACCGATTTAAAAGAACATTTCAAACGAATCCTTTTTGTTTACCGATAACAGTGCGTGTAACATGACAAAACAAGTAGGTACTGATCAGAGCATCAATAGATTTTGTATATATTGGATTTTGTATCAAGTAATATACAAGGAAAAAATGTTTATGTTTGTTACAAGCAGTACAAAGTAGATTCCTAGCTAATTGGTGTGCTTATACTGCTGCATCTTCTTCCTAAGCTTATGCTTATCATGTATAGGCAATTAATTATCTACGAAGGACATGAAGAAAGGAAATTCAACTAACTATACAACAAGGTACACCAATGCCTTGTGTGTTAAACAAGGTACACCAATGCCTTGTGTGTTAAAACATTGCTTGAAACGTTCATTCCACAACAAGAAAGATACTGATTGCTGTGCGCGGGTCGTCTAATTACTGCAGCAAAATATTAACATAGATTTCATCATGTCCCTCAGTCATATAATGACTTGATAAGAAGCTCCTCTATCATACAAGCTATATACCGCAAGCATTTCTGATGAGTAGAACAGCATAAATAAAATAGTTAGTAGCACCTAGTCATTCAATCAGTGTCTACTTTTCTCTACGGATAAATAAACATAATAATGTATGCATTTTATTGTCTTTGGAACACAGTGGCCACAGTTGGAAGTTTATCTTCAAAATGACATAACATTTCCGGGGGCATAGCCCGGATGTCTAGCTAGGATGGGCTGATGCAACAACACAAAGTAATCATCCAGTGTATAAATGGTACTAGGAAGGTTTGTGTACCTGTAGCCATACAGCTTGGCTGCCCTACTGTTGGGCATTTTGCGCACTGTGGTCCTCGGCCGCCTTCTTTTCTTCAATGCCATCTCCCATGCCCTCTGTTCTGCGTCCGTCCATTCAATCGGATCATTCCAGTGGCTGCTTCCTCCCCCTTTGCACACACTGTCAGTCCATGGCTCCTTTTCCTCAGCTTCATGTTGCATTACTTCATTTTCTGAAGAATCAGCTTCATTCATGGACCCGTCGCCAGGTGAAGGATCAGTCCAGTTGCTGCTGCTTTCGTTGTTGCACACTTTTTCCTCAGCTTTGTGTTTTATCGCTTCTTCTTTTTCATAAGAATCGCCTTCTTTGGTGGCCTCGGCGGCACAAGGTGATGGGTGATCGGTCTCTTTGTTGCTGCTTTCATCGCCGTTGCACACGTTTGCTGCCAATGGCTCCTTCTCCTCAACTTGGCGTGTCATTGCTTCTTTTTCATAAGAATCGCCTTTTTTGGTGGACTCGGCGGCACAAGGTGGTGGAAGATGCATCCTGTTGTCGTTTCTTTCGTCAATGCGCACCGCCTTAGCTGTCAATGTCCCATTTTCATCAACTTTGCATCGCATAGCTTCATTTTCGCCTTCTTTGGTGGACACGGCGGCACAAGGTGGTGGTGGATGATCAGTCTCTTTGTTGCTGCTTTCATCGCCGTTACAGAGCTTTGCTGTCAGCGACTCCTTTTCCTCGACATTGTTCTGCATTGCTTCTTGTTGTTGTGAAGAATCAGCTTCCTTGGGTGTCCAAGTTTCCTTTTCCTCAACTTGCATTTGTGAACAAGGATCAGCTTGGTCCAGTTCCTCAACACAAGGTGCATCTTGCTTGCTGTTTGCAGCATTGCACATGTTCCCAGCTATTATGCTGCCGCGTGG is from Triticum aestivum cultivar Chinese Spring chromosome 1B, IWGSC CS RefSeq v2.1, whole genome shotgun sequence and encodes:
- the LOC123150190 gene encoding uncharacterized protein, whose protein sequence is MEVATVFLETSLGTRLAVSFPASATTVADLKRRVSDEHAAAFPHIGHIAVQAIKVNQGGSLYQLTDSMAVRDAFQGVTGAWHLQLQLDALHVDAHQQAPPQVPHACNCKHDSSSSRSFAAALGCQILTHQHQQAQLEATHTETERPPRDKHRAVKRPAADSDFDFGLLSVHKEPRGSIIAGNMCNAANSKQDAPCVEELDQADPCSQMQVEEKETWTPKEADSSQQQEAMQNNVEEKESLTAKLCNGDESSNKETDHPPPPCAAVSTKEGENEAMRCKVDENGTLTAKAVRIDERNDNRMHLPPPCAAESTKKGDSYEKEAMTRQVEEKEPLAANVCNGDESSNKETDHPSPCAAEATKEGDSYEKEEAIKHKAEEKVCNNESSSNWTDPSPGDGSMNEADSSENEVMQHEAEEKEPWTDSVCKGGGSSHWNDPIEWTDAEQRAWEMALKKRRRPRTTVRKMPNSRAAKLYGYS